DNA from Streptomyces rishiriensis:
GAGGACCAAGCACGTGTTCGAGGAGTTGCTCCCGGGGTCGGTCACGGTCGTGGAGACGCTGGGCAGTGACGCCCTCGGCGACGGCGTCATCCTCCACCCCGAGGTGGAGGCGGTCATAGCGCGGGCCGTGGAGAAAACGGCGCCGCGAGTTCACCGCCGCTGGTCGACGGACATCGCATCGAGGCCTTCGACGGCCGCTGGACCGCACACCGGGGCATGCTCCCGACGGCCGTCGTCGTACACCACTTCTGCAGTATCCCCGGTCGATGAAGATGGCCCCGAGGTCGCGTATCCGGTCCTTGGAGGTGTCGCCGATGCGCATCTCCCGTACCGTCGCCTGGCTCTGCATGCGGCTCCGCCTCGTCGACCAGGTCCGCTGCGTCAGCGCCGGGTCACGCTACACGCGGGGATGTTCGTGATGCAGGACCTGAGAAGCAACTCCCACAAGAAACACGAGGCCCGTTCTGGAGGTCACCGGACCCGGTGATCAAGGCACACCGCGGCACCCGGACGAACTGAGAGACACCTCGAAGACAGGGGAAAGGGTCATGGACTTGATGTGATCGTCTCGGCGACTACCAATGTGAGGGATACGGGGAAGCTGACAGGGATCTAGTCTGGTCTGTGGTTCAGCTTTCATCACTCAACACCCCGCACAGGCCAGGGAAGCACCATGGTCGCGGCCTTCTGCGATGTGTTTTAGGGGTTTTCTGACGAGCGGTGGCCATCAGATTGTCCCCAGCCGGAAGTCCGCTGGAATTCGCCCGGTCGCACTCGGCGAGTGCGCCGTCCACGAGAACATGGTCGACGTCTGTCCCGCGCAGGACCTTCAGCAGGCCCGGCGCCTTGTCGGCCAGGTGCCCGACGACGGTGTGACCTACGCGTGGGCGGTGCCGGCGGAGACACGGAAACCCGCGGCGAGTTGAGCCGGCGGGTCGTGTCGGCACAGGTACGCGAGAGCGATCACCACACGCTTGGACAGCCGGAGTGTGCAGCGTCGGTCACCCTCACGGGTCACGATCAGCATCGTCACCCACTCCACAGTGCGTGGAGCAGTTGAGTGCGGCAGGATACGAGACCAACAGGCTTCCAGGGCCGGAGAGTTGAGAGCTAGGCACCTCTCTCGACGGCACGGAAGCCGTGTCCGTTGCCTAAGGTCCCGCCGCCACCCGTACGGAGGCCACTCTGAAAACCCTCAATATTGGTCCAGTCCCTGGCCAATTCCACGCGTGAGGAGATCCGTAACTTGCAGAATATTTTCTTCAGATGGTAGGCCACAGTATGAGGAGATATAAAAAGGTGCTTGGCCGTCTGGGTGTTGGTCATTCCTTGTGCTACCAATTGAGCTACCTTGGCTTCCGTTTCGGTGAGATTCGCGATCGCCGTCGGTGGGGTTGCGCGCCAACGGGATTGATGGTGCCTAACACCGAGATCCCACAGCCTCTTCTTGATTCGCAAGGCATCGCGCGGGGCTCCCGCCTTGATATAGGCGTCAGCGCTCTGCTCGAATATTCTTATGGCCTGATCTTTTTGCGACCGCTCACGGGCCAAGAACTTTCCGATGTCTTCTATAGTCGAAGCTCGCGCCCAGGGGTGGACCTGCGCCTTCGCAGCGAGCCGCAAATCGACCAAATTTCGCTCGAATAAACTCTGCGCGTGGAGGGCCGATGCGGCTAGCGCATGGTGCTGCGGGTTCATCTCAGCCAGTTTCTGAGCTAGCTTCACTGCTTTGTGCGCCGTTGGCTTCTGGTCGAATTTCAGCGCCAGCCGCACAATCCAGGGGGCAGCAGCCGACTGTGACAGGAGTACGCTCCTGCTGACCGGGCCGAAGTCAACGAGTTCCTCGATGACTGGTGCGACCCCCTCGGCTCCCCTTTGGGCTTCGCGTATCCGCACGTTTACCCATGCGCACTGTCCCGCCAGCAGGGTGAGACGCCCCATGAATGCGTCGTCGGTAATCATCTGCATGTGCGACGAAGCCGCATTCACATCTGCACGCCGCAAAGCGATCAAGGCCAGGATGAGGTGACTCGCGATACGGATTTCACGGCTACCCTCGTCTTGCGCAAGCACCTGGTCACTCAGGGCCGCTGCTGCGTCCAGGTCTCCGGCCATGAAAGCCAGGTGTGACCGGGCTAGCGAGAGTCCGGCCGGCAAGATCACCGGGCCGAAGAGACTGCTATTCGGATTCTCTGGATGGTAGAGAAGTTTCGTTACGCGATCGAATTCTCCTCTCCTTGTCAGCACGAAAGCCAACCACATTCTAGTACGCAGGTCACAGTCGCATGAAGAGTCAGCGGCTGTCTTGGCAGATTCTTCAGCAAGATACAGACTGCGGTCGGACCAGCCACTCAGCCAGAGAGCCATCGCCTGTCGGATGAGTTGACATTTTGCGCATGTTCCAGCATTGGGAAATATGCGCGCAGAATCTGCCAGAAATGACCTTTTCGGCATTTAAAATCCTCCTCCGTCCCTTCTGTCACGGCAGCTGTGAGTCTTGATCCATGGGCCAGGGTCACGGGCTGCCGCGGCGGTGATGTTGTTCCACCGGCGGTGGGCCTCGATGGTCTGGTGCTGGTAATGGCGGCGCCAGGCGGACCAGTGCAGGATGTGGTCCCGGTCGCGTCGGGGTTGCGGAAGTGCGGTGATCCGCAGGATGGCCAGGAGTTCGCGGCCACTGGCCGGGGCGTTCCAGGCCGTGTACGGCTCCGTCGGGGGTGCGGGTGCGGGCGTGGGTGACGGCGATGACGGCGGCGGCGAACAGGCTGATCAGGCTCCAGCGCATCCAGGAGGTCCAGCAGGTCACCTAGCCCTGGTCGAGTCCGGCCAAGCCCTTCGCTCCTTGGAAACCCTCCTCGATCTTCCAGCGGGTGCGGATGATGTTCACGAGGGTCGTGAGGCTGACGGGGGCGGCCGATTGGCAGCGTTAGAAGGCCAGTTGGCGGGTGTAGCGGTGGCGGCGTACGAGGAGGAAGGCGTGTCCGGTGGTGGCTGCGTCCTGGCCCGGAGGTGTGTCGTCGGGCAGGACGTCGATCAATGCCCAGTCGTAGTGCCGGTCGCCCTTGGTGCCGTTGCCCGTGCGCAGGCCCATCCAGGCCCTGGCCGGGACCTTCGCGGCCAGCTGTGTGGCCGCGAAGCGGCCGACGGCGGTGGTGGCGCGGTGGTCGGCCTTGACGGCCAGGGCGTAGTCGAAACCCAGGGTGCGGGCGGTGCGGCGCAACTCCAGACTGCCGTAGACCTCGTCGCCGGTGAACCAGCGGGAGGCAACGCCCACTTCACGGACACGGTGCAGCACCGCGGCGGCCGGCTGCGGCTTGGTGGCGAAGGTGATCTTGTCGGGCACGTGCCGCAGCAGCCGGCGTTCCTCGTCTTCGGCCGGACCGGCAGGTACAGCTGACGGTCGATGAGTGCGTGACCGTGCACGGAGGCGTTGGCGTAGGTGAGATGGACGGCGACCTGGCACAGGCCCACCCCGCCCAGCGCACCGGAGTACTGGTGGGATGCACCCACGCAGTCGGTGGAGGACTTCTCACCTCCGGCCTCGTCGACGACCAGCATGGCCTCAGCGTCGCCGGGTTCGCCTGCCGTCCAGGCGGCGAGATGATCGCGGGCCAAGTCATGGTTCCAGGCGCCGCGCGAGAAAGTGCTGCAACAGGTACGGCCCGTCATGGCCCAGAGCCTGTGCGAGCGTCCAGCAGTTACGCCGCTCCAACTCCATCAACATCCCCCGTGTCATCGTCCTGCCCAGCATCCGCGAGTCCCGGCGCGGGAAGCAGACGGCCACCGCCGCCATCAGCGACCCGAACACCGTTGTCCAGGCCCGCTCGGCTATCGCGGCCTCCACGGCCACCTGATCCTTGATCGTCGTCACAAACATTCATGATCACGGTGGCCGTTCCGTACCCGCACTCACCCTCCTGGCCTGCACGGATACTTCAACGATCAGGACTTACAGCTGCCGTGTGAGTGATCAGGCTTTCAGGTTCCATTTAAACTTTCAAGTGCCCTTCCGTAAACATCTTTCGCATCCAGCACAGGGGGATACAGGGCTGCGAGTGGCCGCGCATACACATGGGCTTGGCCACTTGTTGCCGTCTGTTTCGTGATGGCTGGTGCCAGAGGCAATTGCTACCCAGGAAGCCTCATGCTGAATGGTTGACGCCATAACCGCAAGCGACTTCAGGGAGGTTGAGGCCGTCATGGCTTGATGTGATCGCTCGGCAACGACCGTAAGTATTTACCGAGCCGTTTCAAACCTGCCGCTCCAGGGTAGAGGCGGCCGCGGCGATTGACGGCATTCGATTCGAATTGCACCGGGACCTGCGGAAGATCCGCCGCCTTCAGTCGTGTGACGCCGCGCTCGACCGGCGCCTGTGCTGTGTCCAGGGCTCGGTTGACGGTTTGCTGAATTGGCCTGTGTTTGTCCTACCTTCCAAGCGTGGGTCTGAGGCGGTCATTCGTAAGATC
Protein-coding regions in this window:
- a CDS encoding helix-turn-helix transcriptional regulator, whose protein sequence is MLTRRGEFDRVTKLLYHPENPNSSLFGPVILPAGLSLARSHLAFMAGDLDAAAALSDQVLAQDEGSREIRIASHLILALIALRRADVNAASSHMQMITDDAFMGRLTLLAGQCAWVNVRIREAQRGAEGVAPVIEELVDFGPVSRSVLLSQSAAAPWIVRLALKFDQKPTAHKAVKLAQKLAEMNPQHHALAASALHAQSLFERNLVDLRLAAKAQVHPWARASTIEDIGKFLARERSQKDQAIRIFEQSADAYIKAGAPRDALRIKKRLWDLGVRHHQSRWRATPPTAIANLTETEAKVAQLVAQGMTNTQTAKHLFISPHTVAYHLKKIFCKLRISSRVELARDWTNIEGFQSGLRTGGGGTLGNGHGFRAVERGA